Genomic DNA from Oncorhynchus mykiss isolate Arlee chromosome 2, USDA_OmykA_1.1, whole genome shotgun sequence:
ggggtgtgaatactttctgaaggcgctgtatgtTGTCTTTCAACAGGTCTGCTCCAGTCCCAAAGTATCTGAAGCTGCACGTCGTCAAGCAGGAGAGTGGAGATGGGAAAGGTAGAGGTTCTGCTCTCAGAAATAGAGAATGAGTGTAACGCTGTGTGGATTATATATTGTCTGTGCATGTCTATTGAAGATATTTACAGCtaatttctcctccctctcccccagactccctgtctctccagcaGGCGCTCCATGAGTCAGTGTTCTCCCCGGGtggctcctcctctccccctcacagGGTGGCTCTGTGCTGGGACAAACACTGCCAGCTGCTCCCTGAGGTCCTGGGCCTCACAGCTAAGAGAGTTGCAACCTGGACCGCCGACGAGGTCAGAcatgcacacataaacacataggCAATACAAACATGTACAGGCGCTCTACGTATACTGTACAAACTCACATATTGTGCAAAACACATACATTACACATACACCCAATACAATAGCTTTATGTATCCTATTGCATtttaatcgtgtgtgtgtgtgtgtcttaatgtTTGTTTCCCTGTGGGTCAGGTGGCCAGTTTTGTCAAAGGGCTCCCGGGCTGCAAAGAGCATGCTGCCACCTTCAGGACAGAGGTAAGAGCTACCATTTAAAAACCCAACTTTGTGAATCGCAATagtcacacacactcctctcatcTGCTGCTCCTGGTTGGTGTATCCAATGACAATTCAACCAAGTCAAATTCAATTCTGCCATTGACattcaaacactcacacacacgttcTGTGTTGAAGCTTattttgtgtctctgtgtatcgCTCCAGCAAATGGATGGAGAGGCCTTCCTGCTTCTCACCCAAGCAGACATAGTCAAGATCCTGTCAATCAAACTAGGCCCTGCCCTCAAGATATACAACGCCATACTCATGCTGAAGAACGCTGATGAGGAGTGAGACGCCCCCTCACGCTTCATTTCCTCCCACACCCAACCGCTGTATCTGAATAGTCTAGAGAAGCCTCCTCACCTTATTCTCTTTGgtcttcatctgcactgatctgaggtcgtaggaTAGGTCAGAGCAACGTAATGCATGGCCACCAGGAATCTGCTTTCAGCTATCCTGTTATTTCACAtcagtgtagaggagtagagagaatgtacctggtgtcagtgtagagaggatgtacctggtgtcagtgtagagaggatgtacctggtgtcagtgtagagaggatgtacctggtgtcagtgtagagaggatGTACCTGGCGTCAGTGTAGAGAGGATGTACctggtgtcagtgtagagaggatgtacctggtgtcagtgtagagaggatgtacctggtgtcagtgtagaggagtagagaggatgtacctggtgtcagtgtagaggagtagagaggatacagagaggatgtacctggtgtcagtgtagaggagtagagaggatgtACCTGGTGTCAGtatagaggagtagagaggatacagagaggatgtacctggtgtcagtgtagaggagtagagaggatgtacctggtgtcagtgtagaggagtagagaggatgtacctggtgtcagtgtagaggagtagagaggatgtACCTGGTGTCAGtatagaggagtagagaggatgtACCTGGTGTCAGtatagaggagtagagaggatacagagaggatgtacctggtgtcagtgtagaggagtagagaggatacagagaggatgtacctggtgtcagtgtagaggagtagagaggatgtacctggtgtcagtgtagaggagtagagaggatgtACCTGGTGTCAGtatagaggagtagagaggatacagagaggatgtacctggtgtcagtgtagaggagtagagaggatgtACCTGGTGTCAGtatagaggagtagagaggatacagagaggatgtacctggtgtcagtgtagaggagtagagaggatgtacctggtgtcagtgtagaggagtagagaggatgtACCTGGTGTCAGTATAGAGGAGtagaggatacagagaggatgtacctggtgtcagtgtagaggagtagagaggatgtacctggtgtcagtgtagaggagtagagaggatgtACTTGGTGTCAGTGTAAAGGAGTAGAGAGGATTCAGAGAGGATGTACATGTGGTATCTGTTGGAAGATGTtaattgcatactcctcgcgtcctctcctcgtctccttcttaaaacccattggatgagagagccagaggagagaggacgcgaggATTATGCAATTGAGATCTTACCTGTCAGACAGACATCACAGTCAACCCAAGAAAGTGTTTTATACTATAACATAGCAACAATTAtaatttaaaggggcaatctggagttgaaacaataacaaagcagtaACCCCATCACTGTTTTGGccaaaagctgagggatggatggggctggagaaatgttacCGCTCTCAAATTACTAGGCAGAACTATGtatacaaggactgaccatcatcaaaattatagtttgaaccatgttttgaggctatagagtgtttgtttacatttactttgtttaccaACATTGAAGATGAACAAGCTTATGTTTGGtgttttggggttctgatggggtacgacagttgaactaagctcatgaggcatttataagatattatttttttaaatatttttttagaattttacccctttttctccccaatttcgtggtatccaattgttagtagctactatcttgtctcatcgctacaactcctgtacaggCTCGGgtgagacgaaggttgaaagtcatgcgtcctccgatacacaaccaaccaagccgctgcttctttaacacagcgcacatccaacccggaagccagccgcaccaatgcgccggaggaaacaccgtgcacctggccaccttggctagcgtacactgcgcccagcccgccacaggagtcgctggtgcgcgatgagacaaggacacccctaccgaccaagccctccctaacccgggcgacgctaggccaattgtgcgtcgccccacggacctcccggtcgcggccggttacgacagagcctgggcgcgaacccaggactctgatggcacagctgatTTATAAGATATTCTTCCAGAatcaaaaatgtatgtagcaactgcagattgccccatGAACCTAAATGTTTTTCTGAGTGAGTAAGAAATGAGCAGTGGGCACCTTTAAAGTTCATTCATCTTTAAAGTATTGATATTGAATTCAATGTTAAGGTAGACTCAGTGAAATGGcgttgccacgagcagcaccacagatattgagatgagtgaGATGCAGGACCTCACACACAGTGTCTGCGGAGCAGGAGGCTGGTGGCTTTTTAATTGGGGAAAACGGGCTCATAGTAACGGCTGGaacggaatcaatggaatggtattggtttccatgtgtttgatagcattgcattcactccattccagacattactatgagccgtcctcccctcagttgCGGATGGGTTCGCTTCACACTGTTCCCTGGCCTGGCTACCGGGAATCAAACGCTCGTAGTTGTTGTGGGAATTGATCCACAATGCTGTTTACTTTCAGCATCTACGTCATATCGCTGCGTCCACCTTTAATATTATAATTTTTGAAGTAATAATAGTTGAGGAAATGGTGCTCAGCCCTGAGCAAATGGAACCAGATTAGTCCATACATGTTTTTACTTGAATACTTGTTGAtttcttatttattgttgtgaAAGAAACTCACCATGTAGTTTACCTCTCTGTCAGATGGATACATTCCTCTACATGTCCAGGGCAGGAAGAGGTTGGCACGTCTCAAGGcttgggtggagggagggagaggattggtttgtgtgtgtgtgtgtgtgtgtgtgtgtgtgtgtgtgtgtgcgcgcgcgcgcctGTCAGATGTTTATTTAAAAGGGTGAATGTTATAGCATTGGAACTTTAAGGAAAGCTGGACTTCAGGACTAATTCAACTGAAGAGAGATGTTTTTATATGTACCTGCTTTAGAGCCAATGGTAAAACACTAATGAAATTGGAACgtaaagaaagaaagacaaaatTCATCCATTTGTTCTGAATGAATATTGTTTCCTGTTTCATTCATCTTTGTGTACACAGTGTAAATAGTGTATTATAGCTCTGGGGTTGTGACACCCTGCATCCCTATAGGAAGTGGTTATTTGGAAGCTTATGCAAATCAATACCAATCTTTTCCAAGAaattaaaaatgtacttttttttcaTTGAACTGAGGAATTCATCTTTTAAAGCTTTAGTGAAATTTTGTAAACTATTTTTTTTGTCAATCTCCGTGCGATACCTTGGAAGTGTGTTGCAATGAGCTTAAATGTGTTTATCAACAATATAGTTTATATTCAAAACCGGGATTTCTGTATTTTAATTTAAGGGGCATTGATAAGTGCTGTTGACTTGTGAGATGGTGTGAGTGGTGTAGGTGCATGTTGGCTTGTGTTTGCTGGAGTGTGTGAGGGAATGGAATAAATGAAAGGCAGTCTCTGGGGTTGTATATTCTTCTAATGTGCATACTGCCTGAGGGCTTGGTTATCCACTCTTCTGATCTGTGGTCATCATTACCTTGTGTCAGTGATGTCTGTATCATGTCTCAGATTCACAGGAACTGACACCACACCTGTCCTGTCTACGGATACTCCTGGTTATGTCATAAGCCTTTCTCCATCCCGACCCACACCAATCTATTTATcaatccctcttctcctcccttcatccccccccaGTATGCTGCTGTTCTAACTAATAATAACTACTAGGATCCCTGGGGACTGGCCCAAACCAGCCAACGATTCCCACGACCCCTCACAACCAGACACAGCTTATTTtgctaacagacacacacagtcttgtttaactatccttgtggggaccaaacaattgattcatATTCAAAAATCTaattaacctaaccttaaccccctaGACCTAATCCCTAATTCTAACtgtaaaccctaaacctaaagtAGAATCTTCCTtgtggggtccagcaaaatgaccCTAGTTGGGATATTAAaaccaaaaaaacacacacagagcgtAATGCTCTGGCTTACTGCTTCTGAAACATCAAACTACTCCAAAAAGAAAAGTGTGCGCATAGTATAGAGTCAAGTCAAAAGGCAACAAACATTTTGGCATATTTACTTATCGGGAATTAATGAGGACCAAGATCTCGCATGCGCCGTAGTAGCCTACTCGCCGCTTTAAACCAAGGCTGGACAGATGTTAAGCAGCCTGGTTGAGGGGTGAAACTTCGGGAAAAGATTTTAAAGAGGGAGCTGAAGAGTCAACGCTGACCATATTAATGTAGGGACAAAATAAATAACGGGCATCATGTTGAGAAAATAGTTCCAGATATGTCAACAGCAGGAGCGACGCGGAAATGTCCACAACCGAGCAACAGCCAAATCGAGGCAAGTAACCATTATCGGAACGTTCTCAAAAATCAGAGCGCAGCACATGAAAAGCAAGTGTTACTTGTTAATTTTAGTTTGTATTTGGTCAATAGTGTTGACTTACTTTTTAAAACATTATTCAGACATCCCCAATGTCAAAAAGGCTTTAGCGTCAGATAACCATAAATTAAAAGATTACCGTTACATTGCATACGGAATCGGACAACGCAACTCCGCTCTCTCTCGAGAAAAGTTGTCGAGGGTCTGCTACAATGTTGCACAAGTTCAACCCTTCGATTAACGTTTTTGACCGATGTTATTGCCATCATTTATACAATGTTATGTAAAATCTACAATTTCTGAACTTTTTGTAATCTTTACTAAATGTCTCGTTTTTTTGCATTCATGTTCTTTGTTTAAGTGACGGAATGATTGAATGTTATGTTCAAGGAAAGCCCCAAATCAGACGAAATTACTTTATGTGAAATCTAATAGAAGCTACATCTGGGACTTGGTCAATTGAGAGTTACCACTGGGACCATATATTATCAATTTAGGTCAGAATTGGACGCCATTGATATGTCTGTCTTGACAGTGCTTTATTTAATTGTTTACATAGGCTATTGTGGAATATTTAGTTCGAGTTTAAATGTGACGGCTACAGTGAACGGGCTTGTGTACAGGGTAATCTAGCGTGGAGTTTAGAAGGGGGCGCGAGAGACTCACATACTGCATCTCATTAACTCCTGGGGTTCTTATCACCTCTGTCACTTCCTGTTGTTTACAAAGTCAACTCTCAACAACTCTCACCCCACCCTTTTCCCCCTGTCTTTTTTCTCTTCCTCTGATTTAACCCCTTTCTCTTCCCCATTACCaccctctctgtcctgtcctcatcctctctctgtcctgtcctcatcctctctcccttcctccctctcctgtcctcgtCCTCCCTTTTTTCTCCTGtcctcgtcctctctctcccctgtcctcgtcctccctctttctcctgtcctcgtcctctctcctgtccttgtcctctctcctgtccttgccctccctctctctcctgtcctcgtcttctctctcttgtcctcgtCCCCTCTttcctgtcctctttctctctctcctgtcaacgtcctctctctcctgtcctcgcctccctctttctcctgtcctcgtcctctctcctgtcctctacctctctctctgtcctgtcctcatcctttctctgtcctgtcctcatcctctctcccttcctccctctcctgccctcGTCTTCCCTTTTTTCTCCTGTCAtcgtcctctctctcctgtcctcgtcctctctctcccctgtcctcgtcctccctctttctcctgtcctctgtcctgtcctctacctctctctctgtcctgtcctcatcctttctctgtcctgtcctcatcctctctcccttcctccctctcctgtcctcgtCCTCCCTTTTTTCTCCtgtcttcatcctctctctcctgtcctcgtcctctctctcccctgtcctcgtcctctctctcccctgtcctcgtCCTCCCTCTTTGTcctgtcctctacctctctctctgtcctgtcctcatcctttctctgtcctttcctcatcctctctcccttcctccctctcctgtcctcgtCCTCCCTTTTTTCTCCTGTCAtcgtcctctctctcctgtcctcgtcctctctctcccctgtcctcgtcctctctctcccctgtcctcgtcctctctctttctcctgtcctctgtcctgtcctctacctctctctctgtcctgtcctcatcctttctctgtcctgtcctcatcctctctcccttcctctcctgtcctctcttttttctcctgtcatcgtcctctctctcctgtcctcgtcctctctctcccctgtcctcgcctccctctctctcctgttctcgtcttctctctctcttgtcctcgtcccctctctcctgtcctctttctctctctcctgtcaacgtcctctctctcccctgtcctcgtcctctctctcccctgtcctcgtcctctctctcccctgtcctcgcctccctctttctcctgtcctcgtcctctgtcctgtcctctacctctctctctctagcctttctctgtcctgtcctcatcctctctcccttcatctctctcctgtcctcgtcctctctctcctgtcctcgtcctctctctcccctgtcctcgcctccctctctcctgtcctcgtcctctctcctgtccttgccctccctctctctcctgttctcgtcttctctctccctgtcctcgtcctcactccctctctcgtcctcgtcatctttctctctctcctgtcctcgtcctcactccctctctctcctgtcctcgtcatctttctctctctcctgtcctctttctctctctcctgtcctctttctctctctcctgtcctctttctctctctcctgtcctctttctctctctcctgtcctctttctctctctcctgtcctctttctctctctcctgtcctctttctctctctcctgtcctcatcctctctctcctgtcctcatcctctgtcctgtcctcatcctctctcctgtcctcaccctccctctttctcctatcctGTCCTCGTCCTCCCTCCCACTCCTGTCCtcgtcctcactctctctcctgtcctcatcctctctcctgtcctcatcctctctcctgtcctcgtcctcactccctctctctcctgtcctcgtcctcactccctctctctcctgtcctcgtcctcactccctctctctcctgtcctcgtcttcgctctctcctgtcctcgtcttctctctctcctgtcctcgtcCTCTCTCGCTCCTGTCctcgtcctctctcctgtcctccgtccctgtctctcctgtcctctctctcctgtcctccctccctctctctcctgtcctcgtctcttctctctcctgtcctcgtcTTCTCACTCTCCTgtactcatcctctctctctcctgtcttcattctccctctttctcctgtcctcGTCTTCTCTCCATGTCTATCCTGTCTTTGTCCTTGctttctctcctgtcctcatcctctctctctctctttctcctgtcctcgtcttctctctgtctcctgtactTGTCCTCTGTCTATCCAGTCTGTGGTAGAGGATGACAGCAGCGGGGTCCAGTGGAGCGGTCAACGCCGTCTGCACCCAAGACTCCTCCCACTCACCTAAGACAACCTGCCCACAAACCACATGGCCCTGCCCACTCTGCTTCCCACGGCAACAGAAGGATGAGCTCGAAGTCAGACTCCGCCTCCGCTCCCCTCCTGGGGCGTGGCTACTAGCGGGCGTTGTCGTGGTGATGGTGGGAATGTTTGTGGCCGTGGCCGGGTATGCTAGCTCCACCCCTAACCCTGTGGGTGGGCGAGGCAGCTCCCACAGCGAGCGAATGAAACTGCTCGGCCCTGTCGTGATGGGCATCGGCCTGTTCATCTTCATCTGTGCTGGAACCTTGCTGTATGAGAACCGGGACCGTGAGAACCGAGAGCGTGAGAACCTTGAGAACCCTGAGGAGCAGGGGAAACGCAAACACAAGAAAACAAGGGAATGGCGCCGGGAGAACCGTAATTATGAGGATGTGGAACAGGGGAACCAGAGAGAGCCCTCAGACAGACACTCCCCTCTCCCTGAGGAGTGCCCGCCCCCCCTGCCTCCCAGAGTGCctagacaggaggggtcagagtTGAACGTTCTCTCTGTGGGGGCGCTGAGCTCACTGCTACCAGGGGAGGGACAGGGGCGtgaagagagagtcagagaggtgGGGGGTAAAGGGGGGTCAACCCTGCTGACCAGAGTCCTGCACCACCAGGaccccccctcctcctgtccctccccAGCCCCTTCCTCTGTGTACTCTGACTCCTGTAACTCCAGTGAGATCAACTATAACGTTCAGACAGGCTCCCCTATCCACTCTATTCTCCAACTCTGAGATACTACTGTACTCACATCTGTACACGCTTTTCTAAATAAATGCACCACatatttctccatctctctctgtggttTCTATAGGCTGTAGATGCAGTGGAGTGTGTTGggcatctctctctacccctctaggATGGGCAGGGCCAGGGGGAGACAGGGCTAGGTGACGTCAGCTAGTTGTTGTGTAGTAAAGTCTCTCTCAGGGGTGTTTGACTGTATTTGGGCTTAGGGGAGGATTCCACTGCAGACAGTGACTGTAGTGCCATCCTGAatgatgcacgcacacacactaaatACGGCCAGACATTCCACTATGGAACAGGCTGCTTTGGAGAACTTTGATTCATGATGTCGTTTTAACTGTAACTCAAAGTTTTATCTAATATTAGTGACTCTGTTTGTCATGGCTGTTCTGCTATAGGGTTTCTGTTTACACACACCCAAACTTGGCTCAAGAGATGGACGGAAATCATAGCAATGAAAACAAAGTTAATGCCTTCTCATAGTTGGCTGTTGGCTGTCTACATGCTTACTCTTTACTTGAGTTAGATGTTACTACCCACTGGCCAATAACTGGTCGAATCCACGTTGTTCCACTTCATTTcaacaaaacatttgcaaaaagtcatcaacgtaaggcaATTGCGTAATTTTCCCAACTTTTAACCCAAATCCAATGTCATTGTGAATTTGTtttgttgaattcacgttagctGACAACTCTACCAAATGTGCCCAGTCTGTTTGCAGTGCATATATGAAGTATATCTTTGCAGTGTGTATGCAGCAAAACTTTGGTCTTTAAGGTACACAAAACCATTAGGAAGTTAGACTGGGTTTAATTGAATAGAGCCCACAGACACAGATGCAGTaaaaggggggaggaggagggagagatgaaggggagagagggaggggggggtttaATTGTCCTGAGTGTTCTCCTCCAGCCTCCAATTACACTGTAGAACCGACCAAGGGTTTTTTATTGGTATTTCAGGACTGCAGAGTATTTCCTCTGTTGTTCAGACACATGCTGGGATAATGCCATTGAGATTAGTGAGGAACGCCAAGACTGCCTTGCCCTGCACGGCCAGACACATGTACACGACAcaggcacaacacacacacacaaccgcatGCATGCTTTCACACATGCTAAACCTCTCACACCTCGTACTGCTTTTGAACCCATTAACCCCTGTTCACCACCAGTGACACTACCAGGGATAGACCAGTACTTGGTTTCTCACTTCTGACTATGCTAAAACTGGgaagtgtgtgttttttgtgaGTTTAATGCAGCAGCTGAATTATGTGGTCAGTCAGTGTTTGATTGCTGGACTGTAATCCTGAACATCAGATTAAATTCACATGTAATCCCTGCCTGACCCTAACACTTACTCTCACAATGCTCCACCTATGGCCTCCCataacacacacaagcacacaccctCTGTCCCACACGGAGATAACCTGTGCATTGTATTTCTACTCTTGCTGTTGCCTAGGTTTGTTTaactgtctcagtctgtctctgtgttacgCAATCCCACAAACAGGACAGTTGTTTTAGTCTCCCTCTAATGTCAGTCATACATTTTATTAGAGTTTATGCAGGATCAGTACTGTGGGACTAGGAGCACTGTCTCTAAGCTGCTTAACTCCTCGCTGAGTCAGACACGTGTGTTTTACCGAGGAGGGAGACCCTACTGGGGTTACAGGACCAGAGACAGAGTGCTGAATCCTAACATCAATCCTAACATGCAAATCACAACTTTGTGCAAATATCCCATTGATCAGTAGATAGTCAGGATCTCAAGTTAGTGTTTCAACTTGGCACCGCAACAACACCTGGGACACCTGTGACCCACAGCAACAACACCTGGGATTCACAGCAACAACACCTGGGGCACCTGGGATTCACAGCAACAACACCTGGGACACCTGTGACCCACAGCAACAACACCTGGGACATCTGTGACCCACAGCAACAACACCTGGGACCCACAGCAACAACACCTGGGACATCTGTGACCCACAGCAACAACACCTGGGACCCACAGCAACAACACCTTCACATAAAGTAGGATTTCAATAGCGCCCCCCTTCATGTGGTAGACCATTCAGTCAAGTACAGATGTCCATTAGTCATCTAACCCTCATTGTTGATTTAGGACATCTCATTATTCCCTTTGAGGTGTTTAAACATGTTCATGAAATAATGAAGTGTAACAGGCTTTTTCCAGCGGCCCTGCGAGATAACCTAATCCTCCCCACCTGTTCTTTCCTTTGTAACTTTAAATTAATATTTTTTTGCTTTTCGTAGTGTATTTTTGTAATTACACGGCTCATCTGTAAAATAAACcctggtctcagcatgactccctgtcaaaataaaggtgaaatcaaacaAATATTTAGATCCCACATAAGGAGCATTTCTAAGAATCCAACAGCTGTTTCTCAAAAAACATTCTCTCTGATGATGCTACGGTGTTAGTTTAATATGGGGGGAAGTGCAGATATTTTCATGAGCTAGTGAATAGTGACTAGTCAAAGTAGCCCAGACTAGTTACAGACAGATCTTTGTCTGAGCTGATTGGTTAACTAAATGTCTTAGCTTTACAATAACACAgttaagtacttaagtaaaaatactttaaagtactaatgAAGTCGTTTTGAGGGGTATCTATACTTTACTATTTAGCAGTGTGACCTGACTAttaaaaaaacaaggaaattatgccatctggtttgcttattataaggaatatgaaattatttatacttttgatatttaagtataattgagcaattacatttacttttgatactcaagtaatattttactgggtgacttttactcacgTCATTTTGTATtacggtatctttacttttactcaagtatgacaattgggtactttttccactactgcAATAACATGCCCCGGATCAGagctatctatatactgtatatatatatttagacaGCTTATAGAGAgcctctgtctttacctctctgCTCCGGATGGCTGGTCCACTGCGCAGTGCTGCCTCTGACAACAACAGTGATTGGTCTGTGAGAATAGACAGGTATAATGCGTCTTAATCCAATTCTAGCTACAGGGGTGCCTACTCCTACTGTCACAATGGAGCTCATTGACTTCCTCAGGGACACTCCTCATTTTGTGGTCTCAACTGGCCCTTCTCTGGATAGTTTGAAGGATTTATTTCTGAAATGAGGGGATTGATGCTCTGTGTTTTTGCCCTGGCGATGTTAACAGCTTCTGCAGGTAAATCGAGATGAATTGGTCTTTCTCTGATCTGGGTCATAGTATTTAGGTAGGCTATACTTTAGGTATGGGATGTGAAGATTTTCACACAGAATGTGGGGGACATAAAATTGAAATGTTATGTTGTTTAACACCAACTACAGACCcgggtcattgtaaataagattttgttcttagctgacttgccttgttaaatacaTCAAATAAAAAACTCAACTGCTACAGCacataagatatatatatatttaaatgtgtGTTCATAAAGCATACATAACACGTCAATAAGAACATAAACATGACATTGTAGCTACACAGAGCCTCCATGAACATATTCACTACGAAAATAattatattatgatgtcataCAAATGTCAGTATCAGTTTTATACAAATACTGGGATTGTTCTGATTGAAGAGGATGGGCTTTTCATGTCTTTAAACACCTCCACCAGTCCTGCAGTCGCTCTCCTGAAGGTAGTTGTGCTTTTTTTACTGAAAAAAGGTTGGGTTGGGTGACTCTATGTTTGGGATGATTACTGGAAGAGAAGATAATTACTGGAAGAGAGTTAAGTTGAGGTTGAGTTGGGTGACTCTATGTTTGGGATGATTACTGGAAGAGAAGATAATTACTGGAAGAGAGTTAAGTTGAGGTTGAGTTGGGTGACTCTATGTTTgggacagaggaggctggtgggatgagctataggaggaatggaatgaatggaacagagtcaaacatggttttcatatgtttgataccaatccattgattccattccagacatcaCATTGAGCCCATCCTCCAatagctcc
This window encodes:
- the LOC110508003 gene encoding uncharacterized protein LOC110508003; translation: MTAAGSSGAVNAVCTQDSSHSPKTTCPQTTWPCPLCFPRQQKDELEVRLRLRSPPGAWLLAGVVVVMVGMFVAVAGYASSTPNPVGGRGSSHSERMKLLGPVVMGIGLFIFICAGTLLYENRDRENRERENLENPEEQGKRKHKKTREWRRENRNYEDVEQGNQREPSDRHSPLPEECPPPLPPRVPRQEGSELNVLSVGALSSLLPGEGQGREERVREVGGKGGSTLLTRVLHHQDPPSSCPSPAPSSVYSDSCNSSEINYNVQTGSPIHSILQL